Proteins encoded within one genomic window of Candidatus Binataceae bacterium:
- a CDS encoding CoA transferase — protein MATRRPLEDVKILDFMWVMAGPASTRILADYGAQIVRIESPTRVDTARTLQPYKDGTLGPDSSGLFNNCNAGKLGIAMDLKNPRAKEVVFDLLRWADVVTESFSPRGMKGFGFDYAALSAVKPDIVMLSSCLMGQSGPLSTIAGFGNMAAAISGFHNITGWADRQPAGPFGAYTDYVSPRYAAAAILAALDHRRRTGHGQYIDLSQAEASLHFLGPALLDYTVNGRCQGRHGNDDDRFAPHGVYPAAGDDTWVAIVCRDDRDFGNLCDCIGQPQLKSDSRYATAAARLERRRELDAIVSEWSRALAGERIEATLQERGVPAHRVFNSADIFTDAHMKHRQHFVELPHSTLGTFTVEGPRAKLSRTPADVRRSAPSLGQDNSLVLEEILGYDEDRITSLAVDGLFG, from the coding sequence ATGGCTACGCGGCGGCCGCTCGAAGACGTCAAGATTCTCGACTTCATGTGGGTGATGGCCGGGCCTGCCAGCACTCGTATTCTCGCAGACTACGGCGCGCAAATCGTCCGAATCGAGTCGCCGACGCGAGTCGATACGGCGCGTACGCTGCAACCATACAAAGACGGCACGCTCGGCCCCGACAGCTCCGGGCTCTTCAACAATTGCAACGCCGGCAAGCTCGGCATCGCGATGGATCTCAAGAATCCGCGCGCGAAAGAAGTCGTTTTCGATCTCCTGCGATGGGCCGACGTCGTGACCGAGTCGTTCTCGCCGCGCGGGATGAAGGGCTTCGGCTTCGATTACGCAGCGCTGAGCGCGGTCAAACCGGATATCGTGATGCTCAGCAGTTGCCTCATGGGTCAGAGCGGCCCGCTCTCGACGATCGCGGGCTTTGGCAACATGGCGGCGGCGATTTCGGGCTTCCACAACATTACGGGATGGGCCGACCGGCAGCCGGCGGGCCCGTTCGGCGCATATACTGACTACGTGTCACCGCGCTACGCCGCCGCCGCGATCCTGGCGGCACTCGACCATCGCCGGCGCACCGGCCACGGGCAATACATCGATCTGTCGCAGGCCGAGGCGTCGCTACATTTTCTTGGTCCTGCGCTGCTCGACTACACGGTGAACGGCCGATGCCAGGGACGCCACGGCAACGACGATGATCGCTTTGCCCCGCACGGCGTTTATCCCGCGGCGGGCGACGACACCTGGGTTGCGATCGTGTGCCGCGACGATCGCGATTTCGGAAATCTCTGCGACTGTATCGGCCAGCCGCAGCTCAAGTCTGACTCGCGCTACGCGACAGCGGCCGCGCGCCTCGAGCGAAGACGCGAGCTCGACGCGATCGTTTCCGAATGGAGCCGCGCGCTGGCGGGCGAACGTATCGAGGCAACCCTTCAGGAGCGCGGCGTCCCGGCGCATCGCGTATTCAACAGCGCTGACATTTTCACCGACGCGCACATGAAGCATCGCCAGCACTTCGTCGAGCTGCCGCACAGCACGCTCGGCACGTTCACGGTCGAGGGTCCGCGCGCCAAGCTCTCGCGCACACCGGCCGACGTGCGCCGCTCGGCGCCGTCGCTCGGCCAGGACAATTCCCTGGTGCTCGAGGAGATTCTCGGCTACGACGAGGATCGCATCACGAGTCTCGCCGTCGACGGCTTGTTCGGTTAG
- a CDS encoding CoA transferase, producing MLDLTTDRGLLCAEILGDMGADVIKIEPPGGSPARLIPPFVDDQPHPDRSLYWWSYNRNKRSITLDIASAQGRELLNRLVKSADFLIESFDPGYLANVGLGYDALNAINPAMIVVSITPFGQDGPKAHYADADLIMMAAGGPLILAGDDDRPPVRLSVPQAYLHASADAAVAALAAHHERVDSALGQHIDVAAIQSIPIATQSYVLAAPLGSAEARRMSGGVKFGPMNIPLVWPAKDGFIALTYLFGSALGVFTRKLMEYLCEQGYCDEATRDKDWIGLGELLASGKEPLSEFERLKQIVIKFTSSHTKAELLQFAVDRGFLMTPVSTIEEVVKSPQLASRNYWQTVEHPELGRSFSYPGPFAKFSATPIEYRRRPPTVGEHNREIYAGELGLSTERIAKLEREGVI from the coding sequence GTGTTAGATCTCACAACCGATCGCGGGCTTTTGTGCGCCGAGATTCTCGGCGACATGGGCGCCGACGTCATCAAAATCGAGCCGCCGGGCGGTTCGCCGGCGCGGCTGATTCCGCCGTTTGTTGACGACCAGCCGCATCCCGACCGCTCGCTCTACTGGTGGTCATACAATCGCAACAAGCGGTCAATCACGCTCGATATCGCGAGCGCGCAAGGACGCGAGTTGCTGAACCGGCTCGTGAAGAGCGCCGATTTCCTGATCGAGTCCTTCGATCCCGGCTATCTCGCCAACGTTGGTCTCGGCTATGACGCCCTTAACGCGATCAACCCCGCTATGATCGTCGTATCGATCACGCCATTCGGCCAGGACGGGCCCAAGGCGCATTACGCTGACGCTGATTTGATCATGATGGCGGCGGGCGGTCCGCTGATCCTTGCCGGCGATGACGATCGCCCGCCGGTGCGCCTGTCGGTTCCGCAGGCCTACCTGCATGCCTCGGCGGACGCGGCGGTAGCGGCGCTCGCGGCGCATCATGAGCGCGTCGACTCGGCGCTAGGCCAGCATATCGACGTGGCTGCAATTCAGTCGATTCCGATTGCGACGCAATCGTATGTGCTCGCAGCGCCGCTTGGATCGGCCGAAGCGCGGCGCATGTCAGGCGGAGTCAAATTCGGGCCGATGAATATTCCGCTGGTGTGGCCGGCCAAGGACGGGTTCATCGCGCTCACCTACCTGTTTGGATCGGCGTTGGGCGTCTTTACGCGCAAGTTGATGGAATACCTGTGCGAACAGGGCTACTGCGATGAGGCGACGCGCGACAAGGATTGGATCGGGCTCGGCGAGCTGTTGGCGAGCGGCAAGGAGCCGCTCAGCGAGTTCGAGCGCCTCAAGCAGATCGTTATCAAGTTCACAAGCAGTCACACCAAGGCCGAGCTTCTCCAGTTCGCGGTCGATCGGGGCTTCCTGATGACGCCGGTCTCCACCATCGAGGAAGTCGTCAAGAGTCCGCAGCTCGCCTCGCGCAACTACTGGCAAACGGTCGAGCATCCCGAGCTGGGCCGCAGTTTCAGCTACCCGGGACCGTTCGCGAAATTCAGCGCGACGCCGATCGAATACCGGCGCCGGCCACCAACGGTCGGCGAGCACAATCGCGAGATTTACGCGGGCGAATTAGGACTCAGCACGGAGCGAATCGCGAAACTGGAACGCGAGGGTGTGATCTGA
- a CDS encoding DNA-3-methyladenine glycosylase: MIRRRLPDLLARGIIRCALRVSAAPAPADRPQKLSREFYARPVLTVARECIGKVLVHRTAEGEAAGRIVEAEAYRGPLDLAAHSSRGLTPRTRAMFGPPGFAYIYLLYGISWAINLVVANEGEPHAVLIRALEPVRGLELMALRRRKAAESRELTNGPGKLTQALAITGADYGRDLCGDVLFLEEGEARAIRIGRSPRINVDYAGDWAHRPWRFYERGSRYVSVRPRD, from the coding sequence GTGATTCGCCGGCGGTTGCCTGATTTGCTCGCGCGCGGCATCATCCGATGCGCTTTGCGAGTTTCAGCCGCACCCGCCCCCGCCGATCGGCCGCAGAAGCTCTCGCGTGAGTTCTATGCGCGCCCGGTCCTGACCGTCGCCCGCGAATGTATCGGCAAAGTGTTGGTTCATCGGACGGCCGAGGGCGAAGCCGCGGGACGCATCGTCGAGGCCGAAGCGTATCGTGGGCCGCTCGATCTCGCGGCGCATTCGTCGCGCGGCCTGACGCCTCGCACGCGGGCGATGTTCGGGCCGCCCGGTTTCGCCTACATCTACCTGCTTTACGGAATCAGTTGGGCGATCAACCTCGTCGTCGCCAACGAGGGAGAGCCGCACGCGGTGCTGATTCGCGCGCTCGAGCCGGTGCGCGGGCTCGAGCTGATGGCGCTGCGGCGGCGCAAAGCCGCGGAATCGCGCGAGCTCACCAATGGTCCCGGCAAGCTGACGCAGGCACTCGCGATAACCGGCGCCGACTACGGGCGCGATCTGTGCGGCGACGTGCTTTTTCTTGAGGAGGGAGAGGCTCGCGCGATTCGGATCGGGCGCTCGCCGCGCATCAACGTCGACTATGCCGGCGACTGGGCTCACCGGCCGTGGCGCTTCTACGAGCGCGGCAGTCGCTACGTATCAGTACGGCCGCGCGACTGA
- a CDS encoding benzoate-CoA ligase family protein: MPTGTHNPSHDAPLQVPSGYNAAAYFIDRHIAEGRGAKTAFIDDAGSHSYAELADLVNRAAAALRRYGIGAGDRVILCLFDTIAFPAMFFGALKIGAVPVPINTYLSGDDYDFILRDSGAVAAALSAPVAGAWITALHASHDLRAVIVAEGDAPLPITSISFEEFIAAKSNKIEAQPVDTDAIGYWQYSSGSTGRPKGVMHRQTDLFHAAVLYGERVLGVRENDVVFSASKLFFAYGLGNACIFPMHAGATMILMAARPAPEAVVRVMRVRQPTIFCGVPTLYASMLAYLGNDHEPLSRSLRICTSAGEALPPAVADHWAEHVGVEILDGLGSTESTHIFISNRPGAVRRGSSGRPVAGYEVSIRNEDGREAAIDQIGDLWLRGAAIAVGYWNNPQANAHTFVDGWMRTGDKYSRDADGFYHYAGRSDDMLKVGGIWVSPIEVEAVLMAHPQVLEAAVIGFEDEDALVKPKAFVVLRDRSQEGAALVEELTAFVRARLAHYKCPRAIKFTAELPRTATGKLRRNLLRS, from the coding sequence ATGCCGACCGGAACACATAACCCATCGCATGACGCACCGCTGCAAGTGCCGAGCGGCTACAATGCTGCGGCATACTTCATCGATCGCCATATTGCCGAAGGACGCGGCGCGAAAACCGCCTTCATCGATGACGCGGGATCGCATTCGTACGCGGAGTTGGCAGACTTGGTTAATCGCGCTGCGGCGGCGCTGCGGCGCTATGGCATCGGCGCGGGCGATCGCGTGATTCTATGCCTGTTCGACACGATCGCGTTTCCCGCGATGTTTTTCGGAGCGCTCAAGATCGGCGCGGTGCCGGTTCCCATCAATACGTATCTATCCGGCGATGATTACGATTTCATTTTGCGCGACAGCGGTGCAGTCGCCGCGGCGCTATCTGCGCCTGTCGCGGGAGCGTGGATCACTGCGCTCCACGCGTCGCATGACCTTCGCGCAGTGATTGTTGCCGAGGGCGACGCGCCGCTGCCGATAACGTCGATTTCCTTCGAGGAGTTCATCGCGGCGAAATCCAACAAGATTGAAGCGCAGCCAGTGGACACCGACGCAATCGGCTACTGGCAGTATTCTTCGGGCAGTACCGGCCGTCCCAAGGGCGTGATGCATCGGCAGACCGATCTGTTCCACGCGGCGGTGCTCTACGGCGAGCGTGTCCTCGGGGTTCGCGAAAACGATGTTGTCTTCTCGGCATCGAAGCTGTTCTTCGCATACGGGCTCGGCAACGCCTGCATCTTCCCGATGCATGCGGGCGCGACGATGATCCTGATGGCAGCGCGGCCGGCTCCTGAAGCCGTTGTGCGCGTGATGCGGGTGCGTCAGCCGACCATCTTCTGTGGCGTGCCGACGCTTTACGCCTCGATGCTCGCGTATCTCGGCAACGATCACGAACCGCTCTCGCGAAGTTTGCGCATCTGCACTTCGGCGGGTGAAGCGCTGCCGCCGGCGGTGGCTGATCACTGGGCGGAGCACGTCGGCGTCGAAATCCTTGACGGGCTGGGATCGACCGAGAGCACTCATATCTTCATTTCGAATCGGCCAGGTGCGGTCCGCCGTGGATCATCGGGCCGTCCTGTCGCCGGCTATGAAGTGTCGATTCGCAACGAAGACGGCCGCGAAGCGGCGATCGATCAAATCGGCGATCTGTGGCTTCGCGGTGCTGCGATTGCCGTGGGCTACTGGAACAATCCGCAAGCCAATGCACACACGTTCGTCGACGGTTGGATGCGAACGGGCGACAAGTATTCACGCGACGCCGACGGCTTCTATCACTACGCCGGGCGCTCGGATGACATGCTCAAGGTCGGCGGCATCTGGGTCTCACCAATCGAGGTCGAAGCCGTTCTCATGGCTCATCCGCAGGTGCTCGAGGCGGCGGTGATCGGTTTCGAAGACGAAGACGCGCTGGTCAAGCCAAAGGCATTCGTCGTGCTGCGCGATCGATCGCAGGAGGGCGCGGCGCTCGTCGAAGAACTCACGGCTTTCGTGCGCGCTCGGCTTGCTCACTACAAGTGTCCGCGCGCGATCAAATTCACCGCAGAGCTTCCGCGCACTGCGACCGGCAAGCTGCGGCGCAACCTTTTGCGTAGCTAA
- a CDS encoding helix-turn-helix transcriptional regulator produces MAASRKIVRADAELESAAGAARTRTAYLKLLGARVRDARARHGMTRRMLARDSGISERYLAELESGRGNYSIVMLRRLAASIDVPLAELVNEAQPPPVEYSLLVERLRRLEPAQLAEATAMLSARFGDLSGRLDRIALIGLRGAGKSTLGAQLAQHLGWQFVELSREIEKEAGVAVNEIFDLWGQAAYRRYERRALERVLRTYTKVVIATGGGLVSEPATLERLLDSCWTVWIRAKPQEHWERVISQGDLRVREGTEDARALADMRRILGQRDELYGKADAVLSTSGKTVRQSLRDLIALVDAPKRKKTHGH; encoded by the coding sequence GTGGCTGCGAGCCGAAAGATCGTCCGCGCTGATGCTGAACTCGAATCCGCCGCCGGAGCCGCTCGCACTCGCACTGCCTACCTGAAGCTGCTCGGCGCGCGGGTGCGCGACGCGCGCGCCCGTCATGGCATGACGCGGCGGATGCTGGCGCGTGACTCGGGCATCTCCGAGCGATACCTCGCCGAACTCGAATCGGGGCGCGGCAACTATTCGATCGTGATGCTGCGGCGGCTCGCCGCGTCGATCGATGTCCCGCTGGCCGAGCTGGTCAATGAAGCGCAGCCGCCGCCGGTCGAGTATTCATTACTCGTCGAGCGCCTGCGGCGCCTGGAACCTGCGCAGCTCGCCGAGGCAACCGCGATGCTCTCGGCGCGCTTCGGCGATCTCAGCGGCCGTCTCGATCGCATCGCGCTCATCGGACTGCGCGGCGCGGGCAAAAGCACGCTGGGAGCGCAACTTGCCCAGCATCTGGGCTGGCAATTCGTGGAGCTGAGCCGCGAAATTGAGAAGGAAGCTGGAGTCGCGGTGAATGAAATTTTCGATCTGTGGGGACAGGCGGCATATCGCCGCTACGAACGACGCGCCCTTGAGCGTGTGCTGCGAACGTATACCAAGGTGGTGATCGCCACCGGAGGCGGGTTGGTGTCGGAGCCAGCTACCCTCGAGCGCCTGCTCGATTCGTGCTGGACGGTCTGGATCAGAGCGAAACCGCAAGAGCATTGGGAGCGCGTAATCAGCCAAGGCGATCTGCGCGTGCGCGAGGGCACGGAAGACGCGCGGGCTCTCGCCGATATGAGGAGAATTCTCGGCCAGCGTGACGAACTCTACGGCAAGGCCGACGCCGTTCTATCGACCAGCGGAAAAACGGTTCGCCAATCGCTTCGCGATTTGATCGCACTCGTCGATGCGCCCAAGCGCAAAAAGACTCACGGCCATTGA
- the boxC gene encoding 2,3-epoxybenzoyl-CoA dihydrolase, whose product MIDFQTEPSRYRHWKLSFDGAVATLALDVDEAGGLFAGYELKLNSYDLGVDIELYDAIQRLRFEHPEVRSVIIASGKERVFCAGANIRMLAQSEHGFKVNFCKFTNETRNSIEDATENSGQRYLTAINGACAGGGYELALATDYILMADDGSTSVSLPEVPLLAVLPGTGGLTRLVDKRMVRRDRADFFCTTEEGVRGRRAVDWLLVDEVVPRTRLMEVAWQRALESAQQAPHTDVHGIALPPLGRAIETYRISYPHVSIEIDRERSLANIIVKGPAEPAPGAVAQVHALGDRFWPLAIARELDDAILHLRFNHADIRCWTFRTDGDARLAAAYDQLLLSDQSDWLLREVRLYLKRVFKRLEVSSRSMFAMIEPGSCFAGTLLELALASDRIYMMSGQREGDEAPAAKVLLTEMNFGPLPMCNGLSRLATRFLGDPQKLEALRASVGAELDAETANALGLATFTPDDIDWDDEVRLAIEERAAFSSDALTGMEASLRFAGPETLETKIFARLSAWQNWIFQRPNAVGEKGALKRYGTGQRAEFDPRRV is encoded by the coding sequence ATGATCGACTTTCAGACCGAACCGTCGCGTTATCGCCATTGGAAGCTCAGCTTCGACGGCGCCGTGGCGACGCTGGCGCTGGACGTCGATGAAGCGGGCGGCCTTTTCGCGGGCTACGAACTGAAGCTCAATTCCTATGACTTGGGCGTCGATATCGAGCTTTATGACGCCATCCAGCGGCTGCGCTTCGAGCATCCCGAAGTTCGCAGCGTGATCATCGCGTCAGGCAAGGAGCGCGTTTTCTGCGCGGGCGCCAACATCAGGATGCTCGCGCAGTCGGAGCACGGCTTCAAAGTGAACTTCTGCAAGTTCACCAACGAGACGCGCAACTCGATCGAAGACGCGACCGAGAATTCCGGGCAGCGCTACCTGACCGCGATCAACGGCGCATGCGCAGGCGGAGGCTACGAGCTCGCGCTCGCCACCGACTACATCTTGATGGCCGACGATGGCTCGACGTCGGTATCGCTTCCCGAAGTTCCACTGCTCGCCGTGCTGCCGGGAACGGGCGGGCTCACGCGTCTTGTTGACAAGCGGATGGTGCGGCGCGACCGCGCCGACTTCTTCTGCACGACCGAGGAGGGGGTGCGCGGCCGGCGCGCCGTCGATTGGCTGCTCGTTGACGAAGTTGTGCCGCGCACGCGCCTGATGGAAGTGGCGTGGCAGCGTGCTCTCGAATCCGCGCAGCAAGCGCCGCACACCGACGTGCATGGCATAGCGCTCCCGCCGCTTGGGCGCGCGATTGAGACCTATCGAATTTCGTACCCTCACGTCTCGATCGAGATCGATCGCGAGCGATCGCTTGCGAACATCATTGTCAAAGGACCGGCGGAGCCGGCTCCTGGAGCCGTCGCGCAAGTTCACGCTCTGGGCGACAGGTTCTGGCCGCTGGCAATCGCTCGCGAACTCGACGACGCGATTCTGCATCTGCGCTTCAACCACGCCGACATTCGTTGCTGGACGTTCCGCACCGACGGCGATGCCCGGCTCGCAGCCGCGTACGATCAGTTGCTGCTTTCCGATCAATCAGACTGGCTATTGCGCGAGGTCCGTCTATATCTGAAGCGCGTTTTCAAACGGCTCGAAGTCAGCTCGCGCTCGATGTTTGCAATGATCGAACCGGGCTCATGCTTCGCGGGTACGCTTCTCGAATTGGCGCTCGCGAGCGATCGCATCTACATGATGAGCGGCCAGCGCGAGGGCGACGAGGCTCCGGCGGCGAAAGTCCTTCTGACCGAGATGAACTTTGGCCCGCTGCCGATGTGCAACGGCCTCTCGCGTCTCGCGACCAGGTTTCTCGGCGATCCGCAAAAGCTCGAAGCGCTGCGCGCGAGCGTCGGCGCCGAGCTCGACGCTGAGACTGCAAATGCTCTCGGCCTCGCGACCTTCACTCCCGACGACATCGATTGGGACGACGAGGTGCGCCTCGCGATCGAGGAGCGCGCTGCATTTTCATCCGACGCGCTGACCGGCATGGAAGCATCGCTGCGTTTCGCTGGTCCGGAGACGCTCGAGACCAAAATCTTCGCGCGCCTTTCCGCCTGGCAGAACTGGATATTCCAGCGGCCCAATGCCGTCGGCGAAAAGGGCGCGCTCAAACGTTACGGAACGGGACAACGCGCCGAGTTCGACCCGAGGAGAGTTTGA
- the boxB gene encoding benzoyl-CoA 2,3-epoxidase subunit BoxB, whose translation MAINYSERIPNNVSLSDNRRLQRALEEWQPHYLDWWRELGPEGFQQKDVYLRTATSVDAAGWATFGYVKMPDYRWGIFLAEPQIDRRIGFGEHKGEPVWQEVPGEHRGTLRRLIVTQGDTEPASVEQQRHLGATCPSLYDLRNLFQVNVEEGRHLWAMVYLLQAFFGRDGREEAEALLHRRSGSADNPRILGAFNERTPDWLSFFMFTHFTDRDGKYQLASLAESGFDPLARTCRFMLTEEAHHLFVGEFGVGRVVARTCELMKQHNTDQVSAFGGIALALIQKYINFHYSVSVDLFGSELSTNAASYYSAGLKGRFKEAAIDDDHRLVESTYRVLRPESGKIVEHGEPALQALNEALRDEYVSDSARGVARWNKVIRDAGIDYELKLPHRGFHRAIGLFRDVSVTPDGAIIPREEWERRQDEWLPTTAERQFVGSLMKPVLTPGEFASWIAPPPRGINHRPIEFEYVKLDE comes from the coding sequence ATGGCTATCAATTACTCAGAGCGAATTCCCAACAACGTTTCGCTTTCCGACAATCGCCGACTGCAACGTGCGCTCGAGGAATGGCAGCCGCATTATCTCGACTGGTGGCGCGAGCTCGGCCCCGAGGGTTTCCAGCAGAAGGACGTTTACCTGCGCACGGCGACTTCTGTCGATGCGGCAGGCTGGGCGACTTTCGGCTACGTGAAGATGCCGGACTATCGATGGGGGATTTTCCTCGCCGAGCCGCAGATCGATCGCCGCATCGGTTTTGGCGAGCATAAGGGCGAACCGGTCTGGCAGGAAGTTCCGGGAGAGCATCGCGGAACGCTGCGCCGCCTCATCGTGACGCAGGGCGACACCGAGCCTGCCTCAGTGGAGCAGCAGCGGCATCTGGGCGCGACCTGCCCGTCGCTATACGATTTGCGGAACCTGTTCCAGGTGAACGTCGAAGAAGGACGGCATCTGTGGGCGATGGTTTACCTGCTGCAGGCGTTCTTCGGCCGCGATGGACGCGAAGAAGCCGAGGCGTTGTTGCATCGACGCTCGGGCAGCGCCGACAATCCGCGCATCCTGGGAGCATTCAACGAGCGAACCCCCGACTGGTTGTCGTTTTTCATGTTTACTCACTTCACCGATCGCGACGGCAAATACCAATTAGCCAGTCTCGCCGAGTCGGGGTTTGATCCGCTCGCTCGCACTTGCCGCTTCATGCTGACCGAAGAGGCGCATCATCTATTTGTCGGTGAATTCGGCGTTGGCCGCGTCGTGGCCCGTACCTGCGAGCTGATGAAGCAGCACAATACGGATCAGGTCAGCGCATTTGGTGGAATAGCGCTCGCGCTGATCCAGAAATACATAAACTTCCATTACTCAGTATCGGTCGATCTCTTCGGCTCCGAGCTATCGACTAACGCGGCCAGCTATTACAGCGCCGGGCTCAAAGGCCGATTCAAGGAAGCAGCAATCGACGATGATCACCGCCTCGTCGAATCCACCTACCGTGTTTTGCGGCCCGAAAGCGGCAAAATCGTGGAGCACGGCGAGCCTGCTCTGCAGGCGCTCAATGAAGCTCTGCGCGACGAGTACGTGTCAGACTCGGCACGCGGCGTGGCCCGCTGGAACAAGGTCATCCGCGATGCCGGAATTGACTATGAGTTGAAATTACCACACCGCGGATTTCATCGCGCGATCGGCCTCTTCCGCGATGTCAGCGTCACGCCCGACGGGGCGATTATCCCCAGAGAAGAATGGGAGCGGCGCCAGGATGAATGGCTACCGACCACGGCTGAGCGGCAATTCGTCGGTTCGCTCATGAAGCCGGTCCTGACGCCGGGTGAGTTTGCTTCGTGGATCGCGCCACCGCCTCGGGGCATCAACCATCGGCCGATTGAGTTCGAATACGTAAAGCTCGACGAGTAG
- a CDS encoding intradiol ring-cleavage dioxygenase encodes MAGQKLTDQSITAAVLERLADSPNPRLKQVMESLVSHLHQFARDVHLTTEEWSLAIDFLTAAGHITDDKRQEFILLSDTLGLSALVDLMEHRDAGARATESSLLGPFYRLSAPEVQLGADISNGTPGEPLEVRGAVRSAEGGAICDALLDVWQAAPNGLYDVQDKSQSGMNLRARLRSDARGHFAFRTVKPASYPVPDDGPVGKMLRGLGRHPFRPAHIHFIVSAPGFHILTTALYINGDRYLETDAVFGSRPSLVVDCRRESNGAQSIDFDFVLARATRRALRIRTQSADG; translated from the coding sequence ATGGCAGGCCAAAAGCTCACTGATCAAAGCATTACAGCCGCAGTTCTCGAACGGCTTGCGGATAGCCCTAACCCGCGATTAAAGCAAGTGATGGAGTCGCTAGTCAGTCACCTGCATCAGTTCGCGCGCGACGTTCATCTGACTACCGAGGAATGGAGTCTCGCGATTGATTTTCTGACTGCCGCGGGACATATCACGGACGATAAGCGTCAGGAATTCATATTACTTTCCGATACTCTCGGATTGAGCGCACTGGTCGATCTCATGGAGCATCGTGATGCAGGCGCGCGCGCTACCGAGTCGAGCCTGCTTGGCCCCTTCTATCGCCTTAGCGCACCGGAGGTGCAGCTCGGCGCTGATATTTCGAACGGCACGCCTGGCGAGCCGCTCGAAGTTCGAGGCGCGGTCCGTTCTGCCGAAGGCGGAGCTATATGCGATGCACTGCTCGACGTATGGCAGGCCGCTCCGAACGGACTCTATGACGTGCAGGACAAAAGCCAGTCCGGAATGAATCTGCGCGCTCGGCTTCGCTCAGACGCGAGGGGTCATTTCGCATTCCGAACTGTCAAACCCGCGAGCTATCCCGTACCCGACGATGGGCCGGTCGGCAAGATGCTGCGCGGGTTGGGACGTCATCCCTTTCGCCCCGCGCATATTCACTTCATAGTCTCGGCGCCCGGTTTCCACATACTGACCACTGCCTTGTACATCAATGGCGACCGCTACCTCGAAACCGACGCAGTATTCGGCTCGCGACCTTCCCTGGTAGTGGATTGCCGCCGCGAGTCGAATGGTGCGCAGTCGATCGATTTCGATTTCGTGCTGGCACGCGCTACTCGTCGAGCTTTACGTATTCGAACTCAATCGGCCGATGGTTGA